The proteins below are encoded in one region of Neisseria bacilliformis:
- the modA gene encoding molybdate ABC transporter substrate-binding protein — translation MNIRNTTLIAALALAAAPALADDLTVSAAASLKEAFQEINAAYQKAHPGTAVKLNTAASGVLLQQLSQGAPVDVLATADQATMDKAQEQNLIDKAARRTFVLNNLVVVQPKDSRLKIKTLNDLKAATVNRIAVGNPDSVPAGRYTKGALEKAGLYTTLQPKIVSTQNVRQALDYVSRGETEAGFVYRTDAVLAKDKVNISFAVPLETPVSYAIAPTAAPKNKEAKSYVDFVLSPKGQAILKKYGFSSAKGFKAK, via the coding sequence ATGAACATCCGCAACACTACCCTGATCGCCGCACTCGCCCTGGCCGCCGCCCCCGCGTTGGCCGACGATCTCACCGTCTCCGCCGCCGCCAGCCTCAAAGAAGCCTTTCAGGAAATCAACGCCGCCTACCAGAAAGCCCACCCCGGCACCGCCGTCAAGCTGAACACCGCCGCCTCCGGCGTCCTGCTGCAACAACTCTCCCAGGGCGCGCCCGTCGACGTCCTCGCCACCGCCGACCAGGCCACCATGGACAAAGCCCAAGAGCAGAACCTCATCGACAAAGCCGCCCGCCGCACCTTCGTCCTCAACAACTTGGTTGTCGTCCAACCCAAAGACAGCCGCCTCAAAATCAAAACCCTCAACGACCTGAAAGCCGCCACCGTCAACCGCATCGCCGTCGGCAACCCCGACAGCGTACCCGCAGGCCGCTACACCAAAGGCGCGCTGGAAAAAGCCGGCCTCTACACCACCCTGCAACCCAAAATCGTCTCCACCCAAAACGTCCGCCAGGCACTCGACTACGTATCGCGCGGCGAAACCGAAGCCGGCTTCGTTTACCGCACCGACGCCGTACTGGCCAAAGACAAAGTCAACATCTCCTTCGCCGTACCGCTGGAAACCCCCGTTTCCTACGCCATCGCCCCCACCGCCGCGCCCAAAAACAAAGAGGCCAAAAGCTACGTCGATTTCGTCCTCTCCCCCAAAGGCCAGGCCATCCTGAAAAAATACGGCTTCAGCTCCGCCAAAGGCTTCAAAGCCAAATAA
- the narI gene encoding respiratory nitrate reductase subunit gamma has protein sequence MNELNTFHQFFFGIYPYICLAVFFLGSLFRFDREQYTWKSDSSELLYRGQLRVGSVLFHVGVLAVFGGHLFGLLTPLWFWDAIGVSHGAKQVFAMTMGGIFGLTALVGLIILINRRFKVDRISINSTWRDKLVLIWLLLTLLLGLSTIFVSMGHLDGHEMVKLMQWAQHIVTFRGGAAGYIEDANILFKLHIFMGMTFFFIFPFTRMVHVWSGFASAFYLIRPWQLVRRRNGTR, from the coding sequence ATGAACGAACTCAACACATTCCACCAGTTTTTCTTCGGCATCTACCCCTATATCTGCCTGGCCGTATTCTTTCTCGGCAGCCTGTTCCGCTTCGACCGCGAGCAGTACACATGGAAAAGCGATTCCAGCGAACTGCTCTATCGTGGGCAGTTGCGCGTCGGTAGCGTCCTGTTCCACGTCGGCGTACTCGCCGTCTTCGGCGGCCACCTGTTCGGCCTGCTCACCCCCCTGTGGTTCTGGGACGCCATCGGCGTCAGCCACGGCGCAAAACAGGTTTTCGCCATGACCATGGGCGGCATCTTCGGCCTCACTGCCCTGGTCGGTCTGATTATCCTGATCAACCGCCGCTTCAAGGTCGACCGCATCAGCATCAACAGCACCTGGCGCGACAAACTCGTCCTTATCTGGCTGCTGCTCACCCTGCTGCTCGGCCTCTCCACCATCTTCGTCAGCATGGGGCATCTGGACGGCCACGAAATGGTCAAACTCATGCAGTGGGCGCAGCACATCGTTACCTTCCGCGGCGGCGCGGCAGGCTATATCGAAGATGCCAACATCCTGTTCAAACTGCACATCTTTATGGGCATGACCTTCTTCTTTATCTTCCCCTTCACCCGCATGGTGCACGTATGGAGCGGCTTTGCCAGCGCGTTCTACCTCATCCGCCCCTGGCAGCTCGTACGCCGCCGCAACGGCACCCGCTGA
- the narJ gene encoding nitrate reductase molybdenum cofactor assembly chaperone: MAANPMVYKWLSALMCYPEQDLLDALPEFQTALDQWTELAPKRQELQQLLDHLRSQSLRRLQEDYVLVFDRTRQHALYIFEHVYGEDRDRGSAMVDLLEEYRRHGFELGDEELPDYLPALLEFFAHIPAEEAEKLLGDAVHVIHHIGKNLAAYGSPYAALLQAAVSLSPVEPQPLVEPPVRDMDEAMETFGPDPQGIEPLLKPGIQTVQFYPGGRP; this comes from the coding sequence ATGGCCGCCAACCCCATGGTGTACAAATGGCTCTCCGCCCTGATGTGCTACCCCGAACAAGACCTGCTCGACGCACTGCCCGAATTTCAGACGGCCTTAGACCAATGGACGGAACTCGCCCCCAAACGCCAAGAGCTGCAACAACTGCTCGACCACCTCCGCAGCCAAAGCCTGCGCCGGTTGCAGGAAGACTATGTGCTGGTGTTCGACCGCACCCGCCAGCACGCGCTCTACATCTTCGAGCACGTGTACGGCGAAGACCGCGACCGGGGCAGCGCAATGGTCGATCTGCTCGAAGAATACCGCCGCCACGGCTTCGAGCTCGGCGACGAAGAACTGCCCGACTACCTGCCCGCGCTGCTGGAATTTTTCGCCCACATCCCTGCCGAAGAAGCGGAAAAACTCTTGGGCGACGCCGTGCACGTCATCCACCACATCGGCAAAAACCTCGCCGCCTACGGCTCGCCCTACGCCGCACTGCTGCAAGCCGCCGTGTCGCTCAGCCCCGTCGAGCCGCAGCCCCTCGTCGAGCCGCCCGTGCGCGACATGGACGAAGCCATGGAAACCTTCGGCCCCGACCCGCAGGGCATCGAACCGCTGCTCAAACCCGGCATCCAAACCGTACAGTTCTACCCCGGCGGCCGCCCCTGA
- the narH gene encoding nitrate reductase subunit beta — protein MKIRAQVGMVLNLDKCIGCHTCSVTCKNVWTSRDGVEYAWFNNVETKPGIGFPKNWEDQEKWNGGWVRKPNGKLVPKQGGRLKILSNIFSNPNLPQIDDYYEPFTYDYEHLQNAPKMKTPPTARPISVLTGKKMDKIEWGPNWEDDLAGEFEKRAKDTLFEGIQKEMMGAFEQTFMMYLPRLCEHCLNPTCVASCPSGSIYKREDDGIVLIDQDKCRGWRMCISGCPYKKIYYNWVSGKAEKCIFCYPRIEAGEPTVCSETCVGRIRYLGVLLYDADRIEEAASVENPQDLYEAQLGIFLNPHDPEIEREALKQGISQSWIDAAKRSPVYKMAMDWKIAFPLHPEYRTLPMVWYIPPLSPIQSAIENGFVGENGIIPSVDEMRIPLRYLANLLTAGKVEPIKEALERMIAMRRFKRGQIVEGETLEQTLDGTGLTPEMVEDMYQILAIANYEDRFVIPASHKEMVENSFEDKASCGFSFGNGCSGDNGDGLTQENLFGKRKATPIIFVDRRKDLQKNREEGVR, from the coding sequence ATGAAAATCAGAGCGCAAGTCGGCATGGTACTCAACCTCGACAAATGTATCGGCTGCCACACCTGCTCCGTTACCTGCAAAAACGTTTGGACAAGCCGCGACGGTGTGGAATACGCCTGGTTCAACAACGTTGAAACCAAGCCCGGCATCGGCTTCCCGAAAAACTGGGAAGACCAGGAAAAATGGAACGGCGGCTGGGTGCGCAAACCCAACGGCAAACTCGTGCCCAAGCAGGGCGGCCGTCTGAAAATCCTGTCCAACATCTTCTCCAACCCCAACCTGCCGCAAATCGACGACTACTACGAGCCGTTTACCTACGACTACGAGCATCTGCAAAACGCCCCCAAAATGAAAACCCCGCCCACCGCGCGGCCGATTTCCGTGCTCACCGGCAAAAAAATGGACAAAATCGAATGGGGTCCCAACTGGGAAGACGACTTGGCCGGCGAATTTGAAAAACGCGCCAAAGACACCTTGTTTGAAGGCATCCAGAAAGAAATGATGGGCGCGTTCGAGCAGACCTTCATGATGTACCTGCCGCGCCTGTGCGAACACTGCCTCAACCCCACCTGCGTCGCCTCCTGCCCCTCCGGCAGCATCTACAAACGCGAAGACGACGGCATCGTCCTGATCGACCAGGACAAATGCCGTGGCTGGCGCATGTGCATTTCAGGCTGCCCCTACAAAAAAATCTACTACAACTGGGTAAGCGGTAAAGCCGAAAAATGTATTTTCTGCTACCCGCGCATCGAAGCGGGCGAACCGACCGTCTGCTCCGAAACCTGCGTCGGCCGCATCCGCTATCTGGGCGTGCTGCTGTATGACGCAGACCGCATCGAAGAAGCCGCCAGCGTTGAAAACCCGCAAGACCTGTACGAAGCCCAGCTCGGCATCTTCCTCAACCCGCACGACCCCGAAATCGAACGCGAAGCCCTCAAACAAGGCATCAGCCAAAGTTGGATAGACGCAGCCAAACGCTCGCCCGTCTATAAAATGGCGATGGACTGGAAAATCGCCTTCCCGCTGCACCCCGAATACCGCACCCTGCCGATGGTGTGGTACATCCCGCCGCTCTCGCCCATCCAGTCCGCCATCGAAAACGGCTTTGTCGGCGAAAACGGCATCATCCCCAGCGTGGACGAAATGCGTATCCCGCTGCGCTATCTGGCCAACCTCTTGACCGCAGGCAAAGTCGAACCCATCAAAGAAGCCTTGGAGCGCATGATCGCCATGCGCCGCTTCAAACGCGGCCAGATAGTCGAAGGCGAAACGCTGGAACAAACGCTCGACGGCACCGGCCTCACCCCCGAAATGGTCGAAGACATGTACCAGATTCTCGCCATCGCCAACTACGAAGACCGCTTTGTCATCCCCGCCTCGCACAAAGAAATGGTGGAAAACAGCTTTGAAGACAAAGCAAGCTGCGGATTCAGCTTCGGCAACGGCTGCTCCGGCGACAACGGCGACGGCCTCACCCAGGAAAACCTGTTCGGCAAACGCAAAGCCACGCCGATTATCTTTGTGGACCGGCGCAAAGACCTCCAGAAAAACCGCGAAGAAGGAGTACGCTGA
- a CDS encoding cupin domain-containing protein, with amino-acid sequence MQTPQIIRFADYLKDGGTESVRTVLHRDSHDNMVLWQIPPGTSLPAHRHPHGVDIWIVLQGEAELLDDENSGRTIRAGESVIVGLHQIHGARNRPDAKEDCILVSVISPRAGFEAAPQ; translated from the coding sequence ATGCAGACCCCGCAAATCATCCGTTTTGCCGACTACCTCAAAGACGGCGGCACCGAATCCGTGCGCACCGTGCTGCACCGCGACAGCCACGACAACATGGTGCTGTGGCAGATACCGCCCGGTACCAGCCTGCCCGCCCACCGCCATCCGCACGGCGTGGACATCTGGATCGTGCTGCAAGGCGAAGCCGAGCTGCTCGACGACGAAAACAGCGGCCGCACCATCCGCGCGGGCGAAAGCGTCATCGTCGGCCTGCACCAGATACACGGCGCGCGCAACCGGCCGGATGCCAAAGAGGACTGCATCCTCGTTTCCGTTATCAGCCCCCGCGCAGGCTTTGAAGCCGCGCCGCAGTAA